In one Brienomyrus brachyistius isolate T26 chromosome 7, BBRACH_0.4, whole genome shotgun sequence genomic region, the following are encoded:
- the rapgef1b gene encoding rap guanine nucleotide exchange factor 1b isoform X3, translating into MTHLSPRPAAVSCMDRERILSLWDSNRSHLSSFTMKLMDKFHSPKIKRTPSKKGKQLQPEAAVKAAEKPANKKVSRLEENEKEVVSALRYFKTIVDKMVVDKKVLEMLPGSASKVLEAILPLVQVEPRIQHSSAVTSCLNRVYQSLANLIRWSDQVMLEGVNQEDKEAISTVTTVIKAVLDGVKELVKLTIEKQEQPSPASPVKPAPPVTASESTPELPLNDREKEILTKTAAVTQPIETLADDADEEVAPPKPPLPGLKVPDHSPPALPPKKRQSAPSPTRVAVVAPMSRTTSGTSLPVGINKQEYDIEYLQRRFSGGSHSFCGESPHLSPCSSMGKLSKSDEQLSSLEQDSGQCSRNTSCETLDNTESYDPDYDFLHQDLSNAEHLPALSAGGCLSPLPESHGESPPPGFPPQAPQLGFSVPPSPQLPLQGPGGGAPPALPQKKRRSTSQASGALDGSGIRASYERHPSHYDNISEEDLQPVPPFPLFTPGSPMPQSNGGGYLPEFISSETGDIPESPPPLPEKKSRHILQYMQFVEDYSEPQPSVFYQTPQNESIYEQRNKRFQEVYGFNDSFSSSDSVHEPLLPPALPPPALPPPALPPKQRQLASHSASPSSSSSSSLSCHLQHTAVAPEEANAALSLSLSVSNSFLSGPSSLTTPMSSDLMAPANTCQSAAPGVVAIGSLDSSGASLAVCLPSEPSLADSLQPSVSESANDEGGEGEYVNLYSSSQANGKVPLSLGDPTGAVDDILQDPSTQEPPSNGKESLNSESRRQKSTDSGQSEEEVDELSLIDHKEIMYRITLKQENDDGPDVRAGSRDILLVHATETDRKDLVLYCEAFLTTYRTFITPEDLIKKLHYRYTRFCHSPDTFKKRVSKNTFFVLVRVVDELCLVELTDDILKQLMDLVFRLVCNGELSLARVLRKNILDKVEQKKQLRYTNCLKPLAARGVAARPGTLHDFRSHEIADQLTLLDAELFYKIEIPEVLLWAKEQNEEKSPNLTQFTEHFNNMSYWVRSIIIQQEKAQDREKLLLKFIKIMKHLRKLNNFNSYLAILSALDSAPIRRLEWQKQTSEGLEEYCTLIDSSSSFRAYRAALADVEPPCIPYLGLILQDLTFVHLGNPDLIEGKVNFSKRWQQFNILDSMRRFQQVHYDLKRNDDIVSFFNDFSDHLAEEALWELSLKIKPRNITRRKTEREEKT; encoded by the exons ATGACACACTTGTCCCCTAGACCTGCTGCGGTATCTTGCATGGACAGAGAGAGAATTTTGTCTCTGTGGG ACTCCAACCGCTCCCATCTTTCCTCCTTCACCATGAAGCTGATGGACAAGTTCCACTCTCCCAAGATTAAGAGGACGCCGTCGAAGAAGGGGAAGCAGCTGCAGCCGGAAGCGGCGGTCAAGGCAGCGGAGAAGCCGGCTAACAAG AAGGTGAGCCGGCTGGAGGAGAATGAGAAGGAGGTGGTCAGCGCCCTGCGCTACTTCAAGACCATCGTTGACAAGATGGTGGTGGACAAAAAGGTCCTGGAGATGCTGCCAGGCTCGGCCAGCAAAGTGCTGGAAGCCATCTTGCCGCTGGTCCAGGTGGAACCAAGGATACAGCACAG CTCGGCCGTGACCTCCTGCCTCAACCGTGTGTACCAGAGCTTGGCCAACCTCATCCGCTGGTCTGACCAGGTCATGTTGGAGGGCGTCAACCAGGAGGACAAAGAAGCCATTAGCACAGTTACCACTGTCATTAAAGCAGTACTGGATGGGGTCAAG GAACTGGTGAAGTTGACCATAGAGAAGCAGGAGCAGCCCTCCCCAGCGTCCCCCGTCAAGCCGGCACCGCCCGTCACTGCATCGGAGAG CACCCCAGAGCTGCCCCTTAACGACCGGGAGAAAGAAATCCTGACCAAGACGGCAGCTGTGACGCAGCCCATCGAGACCCTGGCGGACGACGCTGACGAGGAGGTGGCCCCTCCCAAGCCTCCTCTGCCTGGGCTGAAGGTGCCAGACCACAG CCCCCCAGCCCTTCCCCCGAAAAAGCGGCAGTCCGCTCCTTCTCCTACCAGGGTCGCTGTAGTCGCCCCCATGAGTCGGACCACAAGTGGCACCAGCCTTCCCGTCGGCATCAACAAGCAG gagtacGACATCGAGTACCTGCAGCGGCGCTTCTCTGGGGGCAGCCACTCGTTCTGCGGCGAGTCTCCAcatctctccccctgcagcagCATGGGGAAGCTCAGCAAATCCGACGAGCAGCTGTCGTCGCTGGAGCAGGACAGTGGGCAGTGCTCACGCAACACCAGCTGCGAGACCCTGG ACAACACGGAGAGCTACGACCCCGACTACGACTTCCTGCACCAGGACTTGTCCAACGCAGAGCACCTCCCAGCCCTGTCAGCGGGGGGGTGCCTGAGTCCCCTGCCGGAGAGTCACGGCGAGTCGCCCCCGCCCGGCTTCCCGCCTCAGGCACCACAGCTTGGTTTCAGCGtcccacccagcccgcagcttCCCCTTCAGGGTCCAGGTGGGGGCGCTCCGCCCGCGCTGCCCCAGAAGAAACGTCGCAGCACCTCGCAGGCCTCGGGCGCCCTGGACGGGTCCGGGATACGGGCCTCCTACGAGCGCCACCCATCACACTACGACAACATCTCCGAGGAAGACCTGCAGCCGGTGCCACCCTTCCCGCTCTTCACGCCCGGCTCGCCCATGCCCCAGAGCAACGGCGGGGGCTACCTGCCTGAATTCATCTCCAGCGAGACCGGCGACATCCCCGAGAGCCCGCCGCCCCTCCCCGAGAAGAAGAGCCGGCACA TCCTGCAGTACATGCAGTTCGTGGAGGACTACTCGGAGCCGCAGCCGTCCGTCTTCTACCAGACGCCCCAGAACGAGAGCATCTACGAGCAGCGCAACAAGCGCTTCCAGGAGGTATACGGCTTCAACGACTCCTTCAGCAGCAGCGACTCTGTGCACGAGCCCCTGCTGCCGCCCGCCCTGCCTCCGCCCGCCCTGCCGCCACCCGCCCTGCCACCCAAGCAGAGGCAGCTG GCCTCGCACTCTGCttccccttcctcctcctcttcctcctctctctcctgcCACCTCCAGCACACGGCAGTGGCTCCAGAGGAGGCCAACGCTGCACTCAGCCTCAGCCTGTCCGTCTCTAACTCCTTCCTGAGTGGCCCCTCCTCCCTGACCACGCCCATG AGCTCGGACCTTATGGCGCCGGCCAACACCTGCCAATCAGCCGCTCCAGGGGTTGTGGCCATTGGTTCCCTGGACAGCTCTGGTGCTTCTCTCGCTGTCTGCCTTCCTTCTGAACCTTCTCTCGCTGACTCTCTTCAGCCCTCTGTG AGCGAGAGCGCTAACGACGAGGGCGGGGAGGGGGAGTACGTCAATCTGTACTCGTCCAGCCAGGCCAACGGGAAGGTGCCGCTCTCCCTCGGA GATCCCACGGGTGCTGTTGACGATATTCTCCAAGACCCCAGCACGCAGGAACCCCCGTCCAATGGCAAGGAGTCCCTGAATTCAGAAAG TAGAAGACAGAAGTCGACAGACTCGGGCCAAAGTGAGGAGGAGGTGGACGAGCTCTCCCTCATCGACCACAAGGAGATCATGTACCGCATAACGCTAAAGCAGGAG AACGATGATGGTCCCGATGTCCGTGCGGGATCCAGAGACATTTTATTAGTCCATGCAACCGAGACGGATCGCAAAG ACCTTGTCTTATACTGTGAGGCCTTCCTGACGACTTACAGGACGTTTATAACCCCCGAAGACCTTATAAAGAAGCTGCACTATCG ATATACCAGGTTTTGTCACAGTCCCGACACGTTCAAGAAGCGAGTCAGCAAAAACACCTTCTTCGTACTGGTTCGTGTGGTGGACGAGCTGTG CCTCGTGGAGCTGACTGACGACATACTGAAGCAGCTGATGGATCTCGTTTTCCGACTCGTGTGTAACGGGGAGCTCAGTCTGGCCCGGGTCTTACGGAAGAACATTCTGGACAAGGTGGAGCAGAAGAAGCAATTGCGCTATACCAACTGCCTGAAGCCGCTGGCTGCCCGCGGGGTGGCAGCAAG ACCTGGAACTCTTCACGACTTCCGCAGTCACGAGATCGCCGATCAGCTCACTCTCCTGGACGCGGAGCTCTTCTATAAGATTGAG ATTCCCGAAGTGCTGCTATGGGCAAAGGAACAGAATGAGGAGAAGAGTCCCAATCTGACGCAGTTCACAGAGCACTTTAACAACATGTCCTATTG GGTGCGCTCCATAATCATTCAGCAGGAGAAAGCCCAGGACAGGGAGAAACTGCTTCTTAAGTTTATCAAAATTATGAAG CATTTAAGAAAGCTGAATAATTTTAACTCCTACTTGGCGATACTGTCTGCGTTAGATTCTGCACCTATTAGAAGATTGGAATGGCAAAAGCAGACTTCAGAG gggttggaggAGTACTGCACCTTGATTGACAGTTCCTCCTCCTTCCGGGCGTATCGAGCGGCACTGGCAGATGTTGAGCCTCCATGCATCCCATACCT AGGGCTCATCCTGCAAGACTTGACGTTTGTCCACCTGGGGAACCCAGACCTAATAGAAGGGAAAGTCAACTTCTCCAAAAGATGGCAGCAGTTCAACATCCTGGACAGTATGAGGCGCTTCCAGCAAGT ACACTATGATCTGAAGCGCAATGACGACATCGTCTCCTTCTTCAACGACTTCAGCGACCACCTGGCAGAGGAAGCTCTCTGGGAGCTGTctttgaaaatcaagccgcGGAACATCACGAGACGGAAAACCGAGCGGGAGGAGAAGACCTAG
- the rapgef1b gene encoding rap guanine nucleotide exchange factor 1b isoform X15 encodes MGNITRRSQAGPGKTDFLVYGETEEEPDSNRSHLSSFTMKLMDKFHSPKIKRTPSKKGKQLQPEAAVKAAEKPANKKVSRLEENEKEVVSALRYFKTIVDKMVVDKKVLEMLPGSASKVLEAILPLVQVEPRIQHSSAVTSCLNRVYQSLANLIRWSDQVMLEGVNQEDKEAISTVTTVIKAVLDGVKELVKLTIEKQEQPSPASPVKPAPPVTASESTPELPLNDREKEILTKTAAVTQPIETLADDADEEVAPPKPPLPGLKVPDHSPPALPPKKRQSAPSPTRVAVVAPMSRTTSGTSLPVGINKQEYDIEYLQRRFSGGSHSFCGESPHLSPCSSMGKLSKSDEQLSSLEQDSGQCSRNTSCETLDNTESYDPDYDFLHQDLSNAEHLPALSAGGCLSPLPESHGESPPPGFPPQAPQLGFSVPPSPQLPLQGPGGGAPPALPQKKRRSTSQASGALDGSGIRASYERHPSHYDNISEEDLQPVPPFPLFTPGSPMPQSNGGGYLPEFISSETGDIPESPPPLPEKKSRHILQYMQFVEDYSEPQPSVFYQTPQNESIYEQRNKRFQEDPTGAVDDILQDPSTQEPPSNGKESLNSERRQKSTDSGQSEEEVDELSLIDHKEIMYRITLKQENDDGPDVRAGSRDILLVHATETDRKDLVLYCEAFLTTYRTFITPEDLIKKLHYRYTRFCHSPDTFKKRVSKNTFFVLVRVVDELCLVELTDDILKQLMDLVFRLVCNGELSLARVLRKNILDKVEQKKQLRYTNCLKPLAARGVAARPGTLHDFRSHEIADQLTLLDAELFYKIEIPEVLLWAKEQNEEKSPNLTQFTEHFNNMSYWVRSIIIQQEKAQDREKLLLKFIKIMKHLRKLNNFNSYLAILSALDSAPIRRLEWQKQTSEGLEEYCTLIDSSSSFRAYRAALADVEPPCIPYLGLILQDLTFVHLGNPDLIEGKVNFSKRWQQFNILDSMRRFQQVHYDLKRNDDIVSFFNDFSDHLAEEALWELSLKIKPRNITRRKTEREEKT; translated from the exons ACTCCAACCGCTCCCATCTTTCCTCCTTCACCATGAAGCTGATGGACAAGTTCCACTCTCCCAAGATTAAGAGGACGCCGTCGAAGAAGGGGAAGCAGCTGCAGCCGGAAGCGGCGGTCAAGGCAGCGGAGAAGCCGGCTAACAAG AAGGTGAGCCGGCTGGAGGAGAATGAGAAGGAGGTGGTCAGCGCCCTGCGCTACTTCAAGACCATCGTTGACAAGATGGTGGTGGACAAAAAGGTCCTGGAGATGCTGCCAGGCTCGGCCAGCAAAGTGCTGGAAGCCATCTTGCCGCTGGTCCAGGTGGAACCAAGGATACAGCACAG CTCGGCCGTGACCTCCTGCCTCAACCGTGTGTACCAGAGCTTGGCCAACCTCATCCGCTGGTCTGACCAGGTCATGTTGGAGGGCGTCAACCAGGAGGACAAAGAAGCCATTAGCACAGTTACCACTGTCATTAAAGCAGTACTGGATGGGGTCAAG GAACTGGTGAAGTTGACCATAGAGAAGCAGGAGCAGCCCTCCCCAGCGTCCCCCGTCAAGCCGGCACCGCCCGTCACTGCATCGGAGAG CACCCCAGAGCTGCCCCTTAACGACCGGGAGAAAGAAATCCTGACCAAGACGGCAGCTGTGACGCAGCCCATCGAGACCCTGGCGGACGACGCTGACGAGGAGGTGGCCCCTCCCAAGCCTCCTCTGCCTGGGCTGAAGGTGCCAGACCACAG CCCCCCAGCCCTTCCCCCGAAAAAGCGGCAGTCCGCTCCTTCTCCTACCAGGGTCGCTGTAGTCGCCCCCATGAGTCGGACCACAAGTGGCACCAGCCTTCCCGTCGGCATCAACAAGCAG gagtacGACATCGAGTACCTGCAGCGGCGCTTCTCTGGGGGCAGCCACTCGTTCTGCGGCGAGTCTCCAcatctctccccctgcagcagCATGGGGAAGCTCAGCAAATCCGACGAGCAGCTGTCGTCGCTGGAGCAGGACAGTGGGCAGTGCTCACGCAACACCAGCTGCGAGACCCTGG ACAACACGGAGAGCTACGACCCCGACTACGACTTCCTGCACCAGGACTTGTCCAACGCAGAGCACCTCCCAGCCCTGTCAGCGGGGGGGTGCCTGAGTCCCCTGCCGGAGAGTCACGGCGAGTCGCCCCCGCCCGGCTTCCCGCCTCAGGCACCACAGCTTGGTTTCAGCGtcccacccagcccgcagcttCCCCTTCAGGGTCCAGGTGGGGGCGCTCCGCCCGCGCTGCCCCAGAAGAAACGTCGCAGCACCTCGCAGGCCTCGGGCGCCCTGGACGGGTCCGGGATACGGGCCTCCTACGAGCGCCACCCATCACACTACGACAACATCTCCGAGGAAGACCTGCAGCCGGTGCCACCCTTCCCGCTCTTCACGCCCGGCTCGCCCATGCCCCAGAGCAACGGCGGGGGCTACCTGCCTGAATTCATCTCCAGCGAGACCGGCGACATCCCCGAGAGCCCGCCGCCCCTCCCCGAGAAGAAGAGCCGGCACA TCCTGCAGTACATGCAGTTCGTGGAGGACTACTCGGAGCCGCAGCCGTCCGTCTTCTACCAGACGCCCCAGAACGAGAGCATCTACGAGCAGCGCAACAAGCGCTTCCAGGAG GATCCCACGGGTGCTGTTGACGATATTCTCCAAGACCCCAGCACGCAGGAACCCCCGTCCAATGGCAAGGAGTCCCTGAATTCAGAAAG AAGACAGAAGTCGACAGACTCGGGCCAAAGTGAGGAGGAGGTGGACGAGCTCTCCCTCATCGACCACAAGGAGATCATGTACCGCATAACGCTAAAGCAGGAG AACGATGATGGTCCCGATGTCCGTGCGGGATCCAGAGACATTTTATTAGTCCATGCAACCGAGACGGATCGCAAAG ACCTTGTCTTATACTGTGAGGCCTTCCTGACGACTTACAGGACGTTTATAACCCCCGAAGACCTTATAAAGAAGCTGCACTATCG ATATACCAGGTTTTGTCACAGTCCCGACACGTTCAAGAAGCGAGTCAGCAAAAACACCTTCTTCGTACTGGTTCGTGTGGTGGACGAGCTGTG CCTCGTGGAGCTGACTGACGACATACTGAAGCAGCTGATGGATCTCGTTTTCCGACTCGTGTGTAACGGGGAGCTCAGTCTGGCCCGGGTCTTACGGAAGAACATTCTGGACAAGGTGGAGCAGAAGAAGCAATTGCGCTATACCAACTGCCTGAAGCCGCTGGCTGCCCGCGGGGTGGCAGCAAG ACCTGGAACTCTTCACGACTTCCGCAGTCACGAGATCGCCGATCAGCTCACTCTCCTGGACGCGGAGCTCTTCTATAAGATTGAG ATTCCCGAAGTGCTGCTATGGGCAAAGGAACAGAATGAGGAGAAGAGTCCCAATCTGACGCAGTTCACAGAGCACTTTAACAACATGTCCTATTG GGTGCGCTCCATAATCATTCAGCAGGAGAAAGCCCAGGACAGGGAGAAACTGCTTCTTAAGTTTATCAAAATTATGAAG CATTTAAGAAAGCTGAATAATTTTAACTCCTACTTGGCGATACTGTCTGCGTTAGATTCTGCACCTATTAGAAGATTGGAATGGCAAAAGCAGACTTCAGAG gggttggaggAGTACTGCACCTTGATTGACAGTTCCTCCTCCTTCCGGGCGTATCGAGCGGCACTGGCAGATGTTGAGCCTCCATGCATCCCATACCT AGGGCTCATCCTGCAAGACTTGACGTTTGTCCACCTGGGGAACCCAGACCTAATAGAAGGGAAAGTCAACTTCTCCAAAAGATGGCAGCAGTTCAACATCCTGGACAGTATGAGGCGCTTCCAGCAAGT ACACTATGATCTGAAGCGCAATGACGACATCGTCTCCTTCTTCAACGACTTCAGCGACCACCTGGCAGAGGAAGCTCTCTGGGAGCTGTctttgaaaatcaagccgcGGAACATCACGAGACGGAAAACCGAGCGGGAGGAGAAGACCTAG
- the rapgef1b gene encoding rap guanine nucleotide exchange factor 1b isoform X14, which produces MGNITRRSQAGPGKTDFLVYGETEEEPDSNRSHLSSFTMKLMDKFHSPKIKRTPSKKGKQLQPEAAVKAAEKPANKKVSRLEENEKEVVSALRYFKTIVDKMVVDKKVLEMLPGSASKVLEAILPLVQVEPRIQHSSAVTSCLNRVYQSLANLIRWSDQVMLEGVNQEDKEAISTVTTVIKAVLDGVKELVKLTIEKQEQPSPASPVKPAPPVTASESTPELPLNDREKEILTKTAAVTQPIETLADDADEEVAPPKPPLPGLKVPDHSPPALPPKKRQSAPSPTRVAVVAPMSRTTSGTSLPVGINKQEYDIEYLQRRFSGGSHSFCGESPHLSPCSSMGKLSKSDEQLSSLEQDSGQCSRNTSCETLDNTESYDPDYDFLHQDLSNAEHLPALSAGGCLSPLPESHGESPPPGFPPQAPQLGFSVPPSPQLPLQGPGGGAPPALPQKKRRSTSQASGALDGSGIRASYERHPSHYDNISEEDLQPVPPFPLFTPGSPMPQSNGGGYLPEFISSETGDIPESPPPLPEKKSRHILQYMQFVEDYSEPQPSVFYQTPQNESIYEQRNKRFQEDPTGAVDDILQDPSTQEPPSNGKESLNSESRRQKSTDSGQSEEEVDELSLIDHKEIMYRITLKQENDDGPDVRAGSRDILLVHATETDRKDLVLYCEAFLTTYRTFITPEDLIKKLHYRYTRFCHSPDTFKKRVSKNTFFVLVRVVDELCLVELTDDILKQLMDLVFRLVCNGELSLARVLRKNILDKVEQKKQLRYTNCLKPLAARGVAARPGTLHDFRSHEIADQLTLLDAELFYKIEIPEVLLWAKEQNEEKSPNLTQFTEHFNNMSYWVRSIIIQQEKAQDREKLLLKFIKIMKHLRKLNNFNSYLAILSALDSAPIRRLEWQKQTSEGLEEYCTLIDSSSSFRAYRAALADVEPPCIPYLGLILQDLTFVHLGNPDLIEGKVNFSKRWQQFNILDSMRRFQQVHYDLKRNDDIVSFFNDFSDHLAEEALWELSLKIKPRNITRRKTEREEKT; this is translated from the exons ACTCCAACCGCTCCCATCTTTCCTCCTTCACCATGAAGCTGATGGACAAGTTCCACTCTCCCAAGATTAAGAGGACGCCGTCGAAGAAGGGGAAGCAGCTGCAGCCGGAAGCGGCGGTCAAGGCAGCGGAGAAGCCGGCTAACAAG AAGGTGAGCCGGCTGGAGGAGAATGAGAAGGAGGTGGTCAGCGCCCTGCGCTACTTCAAGACCATCGTTGACAAGATGGTGGTGGACAAAAAGGTCCTGGAGATGCTGCCAGGCTCGGCCAGCAAAGTGCTGGAAGCCATCTTGCCGCTGGTCCAGGTGGAACCAAGGATACAGCACAG CTCGGCCGTGACCTCCTGCCTCAACCGTGTGTACCAGAGCTTGGCCAACCTCATCCGCTGGTCTGACCAGGTCATGTTGGAGGGCGTCAACCAGGAGGACAAAGAAGCCATTAGCACAGTTACCACTGTCATTAAAGCAGTACTGGATGGGGTCAAG GAACTGGTGAAGTTGACCATAGAGAAGCAGGAGCAGCCCTCCCCAGCGTCCCCCGTCAAGCCGGCACCGCCCGTCACTGCATCGGAGAG CACCCCAGAGCTGCCCCTTAACGACCGGGAGAAAGAAATCCTGACCAAGACGGCAGCTGTGACGCAGCCCATCGAGACCCTGGCGGACGACGCTGACGAGGAGGTGGCCCCTCCCAAGCCTCCTCTGCCTGGGCTGAAGGTGCCAGACCACAG CCCCCCAGCCCTTCCCCCGAAAAAGCGGCAGTCCGCTCCTTCTCCTACCAGGGTCGCTGTAGTCGCCCCCATGAGTCGGACCACAAGTGGCACCAGCCTTCCCGTCGGCATCAACAAGCAG gagtacGACATCGAGTACCTGCAGCGGCGCTTCTCTGGGGGCAGCCACTCGTTCTGCGGCGAGTCTCCAcatctctccccctgcagcagCATGGGGAAGCTCAGCAAATCCGACGAGCAGCTGTCGTCGCTGGAGCAGGACAGTGGGCAGTGCTCACGCAACACCAGCTGCGAGACCCTGG ACAACACGGAGAGCTACGACCCCGACTACGACTTCCTGCACCAGGACTTGTCCAACGCAGAGCACCTCCCAGCCCTGTCAGCGGGGGGGTGCCTGAGTCCCCTGCCGGAGAGTCACGGCGAGTCGCCCCCGCCCGGCTTCCCGCCTCAGGCACCACAGCTTGGTTTCAGCGtcccacccagcccgcagcttCCCCTTCAGGGTCCAGGTGGGGGCGCTCCGCCCGCGCTGCCCCAGAAGAAACGTCGCAGCACCTCGCAGGCCTCGGGCGCCCTGGACGGGTCCGGGATACGGGCCTCCTACGAGCGCCACCCATCACACTACGACAACATCTCCGAGGAAGACCTGCAGCCGGTGCCACCCTTCCCGCTCTTCACGCCCGGCTCGCCCATGCCCCAGAGCAACGGCGGGGGCTACCTGCCTGAATTCATCTCCAGCGAGACCGGCGACATCCCCGAGAGCCCGCCGCCCCTCCCCGAGAAGAAGAGCCGGCACA TCCTGCAGTACATGCAGTTCGTGGAGGACTACTCGGAGCCGCAGCCGTCCGTCTTCTACCAGACGCCCCAGAACGAGAGCATCTACGAGCAGCGCAACAAGCGCTTCCAGGAG GATCCCACGGGTGCTGTTGACGATATTCTCCAAGACCCCAGCACGCAGGAACCCCCGTCCAATGGCAAGGAGTCCCTGAATTCAGAAAG TAGAAGACAGAAGTCGACAGACTCGGGCCAAAGTGAGGAGGAGGTGGACGAGCTCTCCCTCATCGACCACAAGGAGATCATGTACCGCATAACGCTAAAGCAGGAG AACGATGATGGTCCCGATGTCCGTGCGGGATCCAGAGACATTTTATTAGTCCATGCAACCGAGACGGATCGCAAAG ACCTTGTCTTATACTGTGAGGCCTTCCTGACGACTTACAGGACGTTTATAACCCCCGAAGACCTTATAAAGAAGCTGCACTATCG ATATACCAGGTTTTGTCACAGTCCCGACACGTTCAAGAAGCGAGTCAGCAAAAACACCTTCTTCGTACTGGTTCGTGTGGTGGACGAGCTGTG CCTCGTGGAGCTGACTGACGACATACTGAAGCAGCTGATGGATCTCGTTTTCCGACTCGTGTGTAACGGGGAGCTCAGTCTGGCCCGGGTCTTACGGAAGAACATTCTGGACAAGGTGGAGCAGAAGAAGCAATTGCGCTATACCAACTGCCTGAAGCCGCTGGCTGCCCGCGGGGTGGCAGCAAG ACCTGGAACTCTTCACGACTTCCGCAGTCACGAGATCGCCGATCAGCTCACTCTCCTGGACGCGGAGCTCTTCTATAAGATTGAG ATTCCCGAAGTGCTGCTATGGGCAAAGGAACAGAATGAGGAGAAGAGTCCCAATCTGACGCAGTTCACAGAGCACTTTAACAACATGTCCTATTG GGTGCGCTCCATAATCATTCAGCAGGAGAAAGCCCAGGACAGGGAGAAACTGCTTCTTAAGTTTATCAAAATTATGAAG CATTTAAGAAAGCTGAATAATTTTAACTCCTACTTGGCGATACTGTCTGCGTTAGATTCTGCACCTATTAGAAGATTGGAATGGCAAAAGCAGACTTCAGAG gggttggaggAGTACTGCACCTTGATTGACAGTTCCTCCTCCTTCCGGGCGTATCGAGCGGCACTGGCAGATGTTGAGCCTCCATGCATCCCATACCT AGGGCTCATCCTGCAAGACTTGACGTTTGTCCACCTGGGGAACCCAGACCTAATAGAAGGGAAAGTCAACTTCTCCAAAAGATGGCAGCAGTTCAACATCCTGGACAGTATGAGGCGCTTCCAGCAAGT ACACTATGATCTGAAGCGCAATGACGACATCGTCTCCTTCTTCAACGACTTCAGCGACCACCTGGCAGAGGAAGCTCTCTGGGAGCTGTctttgaaaatcaagccgcGGAACATCACGAGACGGAAAACCGAGCGGGAGGAGAAGACCTAG